TGGTCTACAGGATAACCAGAGCCGGCGAGCACTCTCCCATGCGGTTTGACCTCCTGGCGGATTTCGAACTGGAGGCTCCCGGGAATCTCATACGGATCGAATACAAGTTCGACCAGAGCTCCTGGACCACGGCCCTGGAAGAGAAGAGGCAAAGCAAGGGCACCTGCCGCCTGATTCGCTTCAACCGGGAAGAGCCGTTCGAGCATTTGTGGCTTCGGGCGGTCCTGGTGGCCGGGGAAAAGGTGGCGACTTCCGAGTGGGGAGCGCGGACGCAGGTCCGTTTGAACAGGCTGATGCTCTTTTCGGAACAGGACGGAGCAAGCTTCGGCAGCCGGACTGTACCCTTGAGGGAGTCCGGTCTGGGCTCGCTGGAGGTGCTGCCGGGAGACGTCTTCATGCGCTGGGGCCTGGGCGAGGTCACCGCGCTGGCCTTTGACCAGGAAGAGGAGAAACCCCTGGTGTTGAGCTACCGGTTCGTGAGCCGCGTGGCCGGACAAGGCGTCGAAGTGCTGCGGGACGGCCAGCGCCTCGCCCTGTACCAGAATCTGGAGCCTGGGCAGGAGGTGGCGGAAGTGATGGAGCTTGCCCCCAAGTCCGGCCCCGGCCTCCTGGAGTTCCGCCCTGCGACCTGGAACCACAAGGATGCCTCCTCGACCTTCGCCCCGGATGATCCCCGCCAGTTGAGCGTGATGTTCTTTGATCTTTCCCTTGAGTCCCAGGACCATTCCGGTCCTCCGCCTCCGCCCCAGGTGCTTCCGAAGTAGTTCTTCCGCTTGGCACGCTTCCTGCTCATTTGCTGGGCGAGGAGGTGTCCGCCATGCAACAAAGCTCAATCAGCGCGCTGTTCGGGGCGTTAAGCAACGAAACGCGTCTTAATCTCATAGCCAATAATTTGGCGAACGCGAACACAGCCGGGTACAAGGCCGACAAGGTCTCGTTCCAGGACGTGTTCCAGCGCATGGCCACCGACTACAACCCGGATGCGCGAAACGACCTGCAACAGAAGCAGCTTTTGCCCAGGCCCATTGTGGTGGCCAAGCCCCGCCTGGCTGAACAGACCGTGGACATGACCCAGGGCAGCCTGGAGAACACGGGCAACACCTTCGACGTGGCCATCAGCGGGCCAGGGTTCTTTCGAATCCAGACCCCGGAAGGCCAGTTCCTGACCAGAAACGGTCAATTCTACCGCAACAACCAGGGGCTTCTGGTCACCAACCAGGGCTACCCGGTGCTCGGCCAGTCGGGCAACGTCACCATTCCGGACGGCCAGGTGGTGTCCATCACCCCGGACGGCCAGGTGGTTGTGGACAGCCAGATCGTGGGCACCATCGACGTGGTGGACGTGGCCGACCCCAAAACGCTTTCAAAGGTGGGCCAGAGCTTCTTCACCGGCTTGAACGGCGCCCAGGCCGTCACCCGTCCGGTTGACGGCACCAGAACCTCTCTCAACCAGGGCTACATAGAAAAACCCAACGTGCAAGTGGTGACGGAGATGGTGGGAATGATCGAAGCCCACCGCTCCTTCGAGGCATACACCAAAATCATCACCAGTACCCAGGATATGGACAGGGACGCCACCACCAAGGTCGGCGAAACCCGTTAGGAAGGAGGATACTCCGTATGATGCGTTCGCTCTATTCGGCAACCACCGGCATGGTGGCCATGCAGCTTCAGATAGACACGATGTCCAACAACTTGGCCAACGTGAACACCCTGGGCTTCAAGAAGAGCCGGGCCGAGTTCGAGGACCTGATGTACCAGACCTTGAACGTGGCCGGCACCCAGAACGAAGGCGGCTCGCGCCTGCCCACCGGCATCCAGGTGGGCATGGGCGTGAAGCCCACCACGGTGCACAAGTTCTTCCAGCAGGGCGATTTCCAGAACACCGGAAACCAGCTGGATCTGGCCATCTCCGGCCAGGGGTTCTTCCGTCTCCAGGATCCGGCGGGCAACGACGTGTACACCCGGGCCGGGGCCTTCAAGCTCAATCAGGACGGCACCGTGGTCAATGCCAACGGGTACACACTGCAACCGACCTTCACCATACCGTCCCAGGCCACCAACGTCGTGGTGACGGAACGCGGGGTGATAAACGCCACGGATTCCAGCGGCAACGTTTTGGCCACAACCACCATTCCGCTCTACACGTTCATCAACCCGGCCGGCCTCACCGCCCAGGGGCGCAACGTGTACAAAACCACGGATGCTTCCGGCGCGGCCCAGGAACTCACTCCCGGCGACCAGAACGCCGGTACGCTGGTCCAGGGCTTTCTGGAGATGTCCAACGTCTCCATGGTCGATGAAATGGTGGGGCTCATCGTGGGCCAGAGGGCCTACGAGGCCAACTCCAAGACCATCGCCACCTCGGACGCCATGCTTCAAACCGCCGCGAACCTCAAACGGTAACGCCAGGAGTTGAAAATGTCTCAGCATACGCTTTGGGTTCGCCGGGTGGGCGTGTTTCTCACGGCGATAGCGGCATCTGCGGCCGTGTTCGCGGTCAGCGCCGCTTTGGGGGCCGGAGTTATGGACTGGAAGCTCAAGGTCGCCCCGGCTGTCGCGGTGACCGGCGACCGGGTCATGCTGGGCGACATCGCCGAACCAATAGGCAAGATAGACCCCGAATCCTGGCGCATATTGGCCTCGACTCCTCTGTGGCCCTTCCCCGGGCGCGAAGGACAGATCACCCTGACGCGCAAGAAGATCCTTGAAGATCTGGACCGGCTTTTCCCCAACGCCGAGGGCAATTTTCACGTGCCCGAGCAGGTGGTGATCAGAAAGGGCGGAGGCAAGCCAGTAGCCACCAACGACGTGGAACGCATGATCGTCGACTTTCTGACAACCAACATGACCGGCCAGGACGGGGAGATCGAGGTCAAGGAAATTTCCCTGCCCGGCCAGCTCTTCATCGACAACGAGCTGGAGCGGATGAGCGTTGAGGGCGTGGGCAACATGGTGCCTGGCCGGGTGAACCTGCGCCTGACCGTGTCCACCCCCGACGGGCGGGTGCTCAGGCAAATCGCCGCCAACGCCTTCGTGAACGTCTGGAAGGTTATTCCCGTGGCCTCGCGCCCGCTCAACATGCGCGAAGGTGCCCTGGGCTCGGACAAGGTAACCTTTGAACGGCGTAATCTCGCCTTTGTGCGGGGAACCCCGTGGAACACCAACGACCCCGTTCCCATGCGGGTCAAGGGATCCATCAACCAGGGAACGCCGCTTACTACGGAAACCCTGGAGCCCATGCCCGCCATTCTCAAGGGCGAGCAGATCACCTGCCTGTGGCGCGGGGTCAATGTTCAGCTGGTCATGCCCGTGACCGCCATTACCGACGGAGCCAAGGGCGGGGCGATAACGGTACGCAATGTGCAAAGCGGCAAGGAACTGGCCGCCATTGTCCAGGACTCCAAGACTGTCCTGGCCAAGTAGGGGAGGAGGGCACACCATGAACAAGAAAACGGTATTGACCTGGGCCGCATGCGCTCTGGCCGTTGCGGGCACAGCCTGCGCGCCTCCGGCGCAGAAGCAGCCGAGCCCCATGTCCTCGCTCACCCCGCCGGTGATGCAGGCGCCGTCCCCTTCCGTGAACCCGGGGTCGCTCTATTCGCAGGCCGCACAGCCCAATTATCTCTATGAGGACAACCGGGCCAGGCGCATCGGCGACATCGTCATGGTCAACGTGGTGGAGAAGTCCAACGCCAAAAACAAGTCCAAGACCAAGTCCAATGGCAAGAACACCATGGACATGAACGTGAACAACTATTTCAACCAGCATTCCATGACCCCCATCCCGGGCAACAGCCTCCTCAAGGGAGCCACCGGGCTAGACCTGGCCGGGGCCGTTGGCATGCAGGGCTACGTGGGTACCGGAACCCCCATCGTGAACACCAGCAGGAACAACCAGTTCGACTCGGACGGCGAAACGAGCCGCGAGTCCACTGTCACCTACACCATCGGGTGCAGAGTGGTGAACATCCTGCCCGGCGGAGTGATGCAGGTGGAGGGCGCCCGCCAGGTGCGCGTCAACGACGACACGCAGATCATGGTGGTGCGCGGGCTTCTGCGCCCCATGGACGTGGGCCCGGACAACACGGTGTCCTCCACGTCTTTGGCTGAAGCGCAGGTGGACATGTTCGGCACCGGCGTGCTGGCCGACCGGCAAAAACCCGGCTGGCTCTCTAGAATCTTAGACAATATGTGGCCTTTCTAGTCCTCTCGGGGGAGGGGACGACAGTTCCAGGAGCTACCAATATGCTCAAGCAACGGATACACATTGTACTGCTGACGGCCTTGATCCTGGCCGGGCTGACCTCTGGGGAGGGGTGGGCGGCCAGGATCAAGGACGTGGCCTCCTTCTCGGGCGTGCGCACCAACCAGCTGGTGGGCTACGGCCTGGTGGTCGGTCTCGGCGGCACAGGCGACAAGCGCGGTTCGGATTTCACCATCCAGTCCATCTGGAACATGCTCGACAAGATGGGCGTGCGCGTTGACAAGAAGACCCTGCGGCCGGCCAACGTGGCCGCGGTCATGGTCACCTGCCAGATGCCCGCCACCGCCAGGCCCGGCACCAAGCTGGACGTGACGGTGTCGTCGCTTGGCGACGCGTCGAGCCTTTTGGGCGGCGTGCTTCTCATGACTCCCATGAAGGGCGTGGACGGCGAAATCTACGGCCTGGCCCAAGGGCCGGTGGCCGTGGGCGGCTTTTCAGCCTCCGGCGCGGCGGCTTCGGCCACCAAGAACGTCACCACGGTGGCCACCATACCCGGCGGAGCCAACGTGGAGCGCTCGGTTCCTTTCGATTTCAACGGGCAGCGTGATCTGACCATCAACCTGGGCTACGCGGACTTCACCACGTCCCAGGCCATAGCCAAGAAGATCAACCAGGCCATGGGCGGCGGTTTCGCACGCGCCACCGACGCCTCCACCATCAAGCTGGAGATTCCGGAGCAGCACCGGGGCAACATGGTCCCCCTCATGGCCACCCTCGAGAACCTTGAAGTCACTCCGGACAACAAGGCGCGCGTGGTGGTGGACGAGAAGACTGGCACCGTGGTGGTCGGACTCAATGTGAAGCTCACCCGCTCCGCCGTGACCCACGGCAACCTCCAGATCACAATTCAGGAATCCGCCGAGGTCTCCCAGCCGCTACCGTTCGCGCCCATCGGCGCCCAGACGGTGGTTGTACCGGAGACGGCCATCTCCGCCACCGAGGAAAACCGCAAGCTGCGAATGGTGGAAGGCGCCACGCTGCAGGAACTTGTGGAAGGCCTGAACGTATTGAAGGCCACGCCCCGCGACCTGATAAGCATTTTGAAGACCCTTCGCTCAGCCGGAGCCCTGCACGCCGATCTCGAGGTCATCTAACATGAGCCTGGGACCGGACAGCGCTGCCCAAGTCTCCCTGGCCGCGGACGCCCGCAAGGCGTCTGCGGCGCAGGCCTTGGCCGCTCGCGTAGCTCCGGGCCAGAACCCCCAGAATACCCAGAGCCCAAAGATCCCTGAAAAGGCTTTCGGAAAGATTCTCGATTCGCTCACGCCCGAAAAGGCCGAGGCGGCCGGGGCCAGCCCGGAAGTGGTGAAGACCCTGACGGGGCAGGCCATGAACAAACGCCTAAGCCCGGGACCGAGCGAGGAGAAAAAGGCCAGGGACGCCTGCGAGGGTTTCGAAGCCGTATTCATCGGCCAGATGATCAAGGAAATGCGCAAGACCGTCCCCAAGGACGGCATGCTCCACGGCAAGCACGAGGACGAATACGTCTCCATGTTCGATGAGGAGCTGTCCAAAACCCTGACCAAGCAGGGCGGAATTGGCCTTGCTGATTTCATGCAGCGCCAGCTCGCTCTTGGCGCTTCCTCGAAAAAACAGCAGGCCTCACCGGAATCGCAAGCGGGCCTCAGGCGAACGGCTTCGGAATCGGTGGTCACCGCTCCCGTGAACAAGGTGCAGGCGAACGGATTGCGGGGCAGATTGTTCAATCAGCTGCGTCCCTCGGGGCTTTCCGGCGGGCAAAGCGTGGTCCTGGCCGCTGACGCCGTCCGCCCGGGCACCCCCCCTGGTCCGTACGCTCCAGTGTCTGCCGCACCCAAGCAAACATCCCCCGGATCACTTCAGGGCACGCCCTCGCAGCATATGGGTCTTCCCGGCGCCCAATACCTAAAGGGTGCGGACGTCCAGCTTGCCGCTACCGGAGTAGGCGCGGTCGCGCCGGTTGAGGGCGAACTCACCTCCGAATTCGGCTGGCGCAAGGACCCCTTCACCGGGCAGCGCGCCTGGCACAACGGCGTGGACATCGCCGCGGCCGAGGGTACTCCGGTCAAATCCTGGCGGGACGGCAACGTTGTTTTCTCCGGAAAGATGCACGGATACGGCAATCTGGTGGTGGTGGAGCACGCGGACGGGGTCAAGAGTTTTTACGGCCACAACAAGGCCAATTCCGTTGCCGTGGGCCAGGCTGTGAAGGCTGGTCAGGTAATTGCACAAGTGGGTCAGACGGGCAGAGCCACAGGCCCCCATCTGCATTTCGAGGTGAGGGTGAACGACTCGGCGGTGAACCCGTCAAAGCTCGGCGGCTCAATGCTGGCAGCCGCTCCGGAACCCGAAAGGATGATACCGGATCTCTAAAGGGAGTTCGCCATGACCCAGCGCATCCTGGAAAATCTTTCCCGGCAGTATCAGGCCCTCAAAGTCCTGCAGTTCCTCCAGGAGGAAGAGTTTGCCCACCTGAAGGAGTTCAGGCCTCAATCCGTGGGTGCGGTGGAATTTTCCATCCAGGAGCTCATGCGCCAGCTTCTCGTTGAACGCAAAGATGCCCGCCGCATGATGCTCGCGGTTGATCCTTCCGCGAAGCGGCTCCAGGACCTGGCTCCCTTCTTCGGGGACAAGTGGGCCGACGCGAAGAGCTTTCTCGAAAAGATCGACGCTCTCGAACAGGGCTGCGCCAAGCAGGCCGAGAAGAGCTACTCCCTGGCCCTGGCCCTCTTTGATCAGTCCAGCGGCTACGTGGACTTCTTCACCCAGACGCTCATGCCGCAAAAAACCTCCTACGGTCCCCGGGGCGTCTTCGGCAAATCCAAGCCCGCTCCGGCAATGCTGAGGGGGGCCCTGTAAATGGCCGGCATCACGTCCCTTCTCAATATCGGCCAGAAGGCGCTGTTCGCCTCGCAGGTCGGTATTGAAGTCACCGGCCAGAACATAGCCAACGTCAATACCGAGGGCTATTCCAGGCAAAGGGTGATCTTCGAGGACTCTCTCTATGTCGATTCCCAGCCCGGCCAGATGGGAACGGGCGTCGATGCCGCGTCGATTATCCGGATGTTCGACAAGTTCATAGAGAGTTCCTACAACACCAAAGCCTCTTCCGCGGAACGCTACAACTCGCTCTACCAGATGATGCGCTCTGTGGAGTCCACATTCAACGACGCCAGCGGAAGCGGCGTAGCCAAAGCGCTCAGCAAGTTCTTCACCGACTGGCAGAACCTGAGCCTGGACCCCGGCAGCTACCCGCAGCGCCAGAACGTCCTGTCCGACACCCAGTCCCTCATGTCCATCCTGGCTCAGGCCGATTCGGACCTGAACACCATCTGGCAGCAGGCCAACAACTACATTGCTCAGGACGTGAATTCCCTGAACAGCCTGCTTAAGGACATCACGGACATCAACAAGCAGATCGTCATCCACGACAACCCCCCGGGCAACAACGCCAACGGCCTCTACGACGAGCGGGCCCGGAAAATCCGCGCCCTGGCTCAGCTCATCGACGTGAACGTGGTGGACAACGGCGGCGGAAACATGACGATCATGGACAGGGCCGGGCATACCCTGCTTGACGGCGTGAATTATTTCGAGCTCAAGCTCGAGAGCAACAAGGTGATCAAACAGCTGGTCACGGGCTCGAGCTTTGACGGCAACGTCTATTTCGGCGGCACCGACAACTTCGAATATACCGTCAAGGTGACCCAGGACGGCGACGTCTCTTCGGGCTCCTCCGCGGCGCAGTTCCAGGTGTCCTTGGATGGCGGAGTCACCTGGCTCAGGAGCGACTCGGGAGCCATCAAGACCTTCTACGCGCGCCCGGAAAGCCTCTCGGTGAACGCCGGGAACTTGAACATTTATTTCGGCCAGAATTCCAACTCGACCATAACGCCCACCGGAATGCTCCAGGCGGGCGACAAGTTCACCATCGTGCCCAAGTCCGGGTTGTTCTGGTACACGTCCGCGGCCACGCCCATCAACGTGACCCCGCAGATATACATGAACGGCGAGGACAACATGACCCGGGTAACCGGGGGCAGCCTGGCCGGAAATTTCCAGCTCAGGGACTACAACATCGGGCGCTACAGGGAACGCCTCGACGCGATGGTCAAGACCCTCATCTGGGAGACCAACCGCATCCACAGCCAAGGTTCGGGGACCAAGATGTTCACCGACGTGACCGGCACCTACCAGGTCAGGTCGGCCGATGTGGCCCTGGGGTCCGACTCCTCGAACCTGACCTTCGCCTCCAAGCTCACTTCGGGCGCGTCCATGATGTACGTGTACGATTCCTCGACCGGGCAGCTGGTATCCAACAGCTTCCTGGATTTCGACTCGACCCAGGGCGGACTCCAGCTCTTCAACCCGCACCTGCACACCCTCTCGGACGTGGCCGGAGCCGTGAACAACACCTTCGGCAACTTTCTTACCGCCACCGTGGTCAACAACGAGCTGCAGATAAACGCCAAGGCCGGGTATACGTTCGGATTCGGCACCGATGCCACGGGGCTGTGGGCGGCGCTTGGAATAAACACCTTCTTCGCTGGCGACACCGCCCGCACCATGATCATAAACCCCAAGTGCGGAGCGGACTCCGGATTCGTCAACGCGGGTCACATAAACGGAGCGGCCGAGTCGAACCAGGGCGACAACATCACTGCGCTCAACATCGCCGCGCTTCGCACCAAGGCCGTGACCATAGGCACGTCCATAGACGCCCCCACCACCCAGTCCATCCAGGCATACTACGCCAGTCTGGTGGGCGTTGTGGGAGCGGACACCGAAAGCGCCCAGTTCAACTATTCCTATGAAAGCTCGTTGGCCAATGATCTCAAAAACCGCCAACTGGAAGTATCCGGCGTGAACCTGGATGAAGAAATGTCCAACCTGGTAAAGTTTCAGCACTCTTACCAGGCTGCCGCAAAAATGATCTCCGCGGCCGACCAGATGTGGCAGACCGTGCTGGGACTCAAACAATAAGGAGGGCGTCATGGCTATGCGCGTCGCCCAACAGATGATCTACTCATCCAGCCTGGGCTACATGAACACCTCCCTGAGCCAGCTCATGGAGTCCAATCTGCAGGCCGCCAGCCAGAAGAAGGTCAACAGGCCTTCCGACGACCCCGTGGGCATGAGCCGCATATTGAGCTACCGGGACAACCTGAACGCCATCGACCAGTACAAGACCAACATTTCCATGGCCGAAGGGTGGCTCAACCTGGCCGACAGCACCCTGATCCAGATGAATACGGTCGTCACCCGGGTCAAGGAATTGGCGGAGCAGGCCGCGACCGGCACCCTTTCAGCCGACAACAGGTCCGAAATAGCCTCCGAGGTCAGGCAGCTGTTCAGTCAGCTTGTGGGAATGGCCAATACCCAGTTTGACGGAAAGGCCATTTTCGCCGGGCACAAGACGGACACCAATCCCTTTACCGAAGCCCTCTGGCTGACCACGAACCAGCAGGGTGTGGTCTCCAACGCCGGGTTCAAGATCAATGGCTTCAACCAGACCACGACCCTGGTTCAATTCACGACTTCCGGCCTGCTCTCCAACGGTTCTCCGTTCCGCTATTCAACTGACGGCGGCTCCACCTGGACCCAGGGAACCGTGGTGGATCCGGGAGCTCCGGAGAGGCTCCAGCTGTCGCTCGGAGGAGTGAGCCTGGAACTCGACAGGAACACGAGCGTCGTTGCCACCAGCGCCACCAACACCAACGACACCAACGGAACATGGATGTGGATAAGGCCCACCGCCCAATACACGGGAGACGACGAGGACACGATCACCGTCGATCCCCTGCAGGGCATGGGGTCCACCGTGACCGGTTCGGCCATGGGGTCTTTCAACAGCAACGTCATAGTGCGCGTGGACCAGACCACCACCCTGGCATCCAGGGTGACCTACTCGTACAGTCTGGACGGAGGGGCGACCTGGAAGGTGTCCAACTCGTCCACTCCGGACAATACCGCCAGCTCGGCCAGCCTGAACCTTCCCGGCGGCGTTTTGACCCTGCATTCAAATGGCGGGAACCAACTCACGGCCGGGAGCATGTTCGTTGTCCGCCCGCGCAAGGGCATAATAAATTACGACATTTCGCCAACGGAACGCATCGCGGTAAACGGCATAGGCAAGAACATCTTCGGCGGCGTCTACCAGGACCCGGCGAGCAACTCCGCCAGGCCAGTGGTCATAGCGGGGTACTCCAACGCCACGAACCTCTTTGAAACCGTGGGCAAGCTGGTGGGCTATCTGGAGACCAACAACCAGTCGGGAGTGCAGCAGGCCCTGGCGGATCTCAGATCATCAAGCCAGACGGTTCTCAATTACGCGGCGGACGTGGGTGCGCGCGAGAACAGGCTGGTGGTGGCCACAGGCGTGCTCACCAATCTCTACGACAACCAGACCGAGCAGCTTTCGAACATCGAA
The DNA window shown above is from Desulfovibrio sp. and carries:
- the flgF gene encoding flagellar basal-body rod protein FlgF, whose product is MQQSSISALFGALSNETRLNLIANNLANANTAGYKADKVSFQDVFQRMATDYNPDARNDLQQKQLLPRPIVVAKPRLAEQTVDMTQGSLENTGNTFDVAISGPGFFRIQTPEGQFLTRNGQFYRNNQGLLVTNQGYPVLGQSGNVTIPDGQVVSITPDGQVVVDSQIVGTIDVVDVADPKTLSKVGQSFFTGLNGAQAVTRPVDGTRTSLNQGYIEKPNVQVVTEMVGMIEAHRSFEAYTKIITSTQDMDRDATTKVGETR
- the flgG gene encoding flagellar basal-body rod protein FlgG encodes the protein MMRSLYSATTGMVAMQLQIDTMSNNLANVNTLGFKKSRAEFEDLMYQTLNVAGTQNEGGSRLPTGIQVGMGVKPTTVHKFFQQGDFQNTGNQLDLAISGQGFFRLQDPAGNDVYTRAGAFKLNQDGTVVNANGYTLQPTFTIPSQATNVVVTERGVINATDSSGNVLATTTIPLYTFINPAGLTAQGRNVYKTTDASGAAQELTPGDQNAGTLVQGFLEMSNVSMVDEMVGLIVGQRAYEANSKTIATSDAMLQTAANLKR
- the flgA gene encoding flagellar basal body P-ring formation protein FlgA yields the protein MSQHTLWVRRVGVFLTAIAASAAVFAVSAALGAGVMDWKLKVAPAVAVTGDRVMLGDIAEPIGKIDPESWRILASTPLWPFPGREGQITLTRKKILEDLDRLFPNAEGNFHVPEQVVIRKGGGKPVATNDVERMIVDFLTTNMTGQDGEIEVKEISLPGQLFIDNELERMSVEGVGNMVPGRVNLRLTVSTPDGRVLRQIAANAFVNVWKVIPVASRPLNMREGALGSDKVTFERRNLAFVRGTPWNTNDPVPMRVKGSINQGTPLTTETLEPMPAILKGEQITCLWRGVNVQLVMPVTAITDGAKGGAITVRNVQSGKELAAIVQDSKTVLAK
- a CDS encoding flagellar basal body L-ring protein FlgH → MNKKTVLTWAACALAVAGTACAPPAQKQPSPMSSLTPPVMQAPSPSVNPGSLYSQAAQPNYLYEDNRARRIGDIVMVNVVEKSNAKNKSKTKSNGKNTMDMNVNNYFNQHSMTPIPGNSLLKGATGLDLAGAVGMQGYVGTGTPIVNTSRNNQFDSDGETSRESTVTYTIGCRVVNILPGGVMQVEGARQVRVNDDTQIMVVRGLLRPMDVGPDNTVSSTSLAEAQVDMFGTGVLADRQKPGWLSRILDNMWPF
- a CDS encoding flagellar basal body P-ring protein FlgI, encoding MLKQRIHIVLLTALILAGLTSGEGWAARIKDVASFSGVRTNQLVGYGLVVGLGGTGDKRGSDFTIQSIWNMLDKMGVRVDKKTLRPANVAAVMVTCQMPATARPGTKLDVTVSSLGDASSLLGGVLLMTPMKGVDGEIYGLAQGPVAVGGFSASGAAASATKNVTTVATIPGGANVERSVPFDFNGQRDLTINLGYADFTTSQAIAKKINQAMGGGFARATDASTIKLEIPEQHRGNMVPLMATLENLEVTPDNKARVVVDEKTGTVVVGLNVKLTRSAVTHGNLQITIQESAEVSQPLPFAPIGAQTVVVPETAISATEENRKLRMVEGATLQELVEGLNVLKATPRDLISILKTLRSAGALHADLEVI
- a CDS encoding peptidoglycan DD-metalloendopeptidase family protein produces the protein MSLGPDSAAQVSLAADARKASAAQALAARVAPGQNPQNTQSPKIPEKAFGKILDSLTPEKAEAAGASPEVVKTLTGQAMNKRLSPGPSEEKKARDACEGFEAVFIGQMIKEMRKTVPKDGMLHGKHEDEYVSMFDEELSKTLTKQGGIGLADFMQRQLALGASSKKQQASPESQAGLRRTASESVVTAPVNKVQANGLRGRLFNQLRPSGLSGGQSVVLAADAVRPGTPPGPYAPVSAAPKQTSPGSLQGTPSQHMGLPGAQYLKGADVQLAATGVGAVAPVEGELTSEFGWRKDPFTGQRAWHNGVDIAAAEGTPVKSWRDGNVVFSGKMHGYGNLVVVEHADGVKSFYGHNKANSVAVGQAVKAGQVIAQVGQTGRATGPHLHFEVRVNDSAVNPSKLGGSMLAAAPEPERMIPDL
- the flgN gene encoding flagellar export chaperone FlgN — its product is MTQRILENLSRQYQALKVLQFLQEEEFAHLKEFRPQSVGAVEFSIQELMRQLLVERKDARRMMLAVDPSAKRLQDLAPFFGDKWADAKSFLEKIDALEQGCAKQAEKSYSLALALFDQSSGYVDFFTQTLMPQKTSYGPRGVFGKSKPAPAMLRGAL
- the flgK gene encoding flagellar hook-associated protein FlgK, with the translated sequence MAGITSLLNIGQKALFASQVGIEVTGQNIANVNTEGYSRQRVIFEDSLYVDSQPGQMGTGVDAASIIRMFDKFIESSYNTKASSAERYNSLYQMMRSVESTFNDASGSGVAKALSKFFTDWQNLSLDPGSYPQRQNVLSDTQSLMSILAQADSDLNTIWQQANNYIAQDVNSLNSLLKDITDINKQIVIHDNPPGNNANGLYDERARKIRALAQLIDVNVVDNGGGNMTIMDRAGHTLLDGVNYFELKLESNKVIKQLVTGSSFDGNVYFGGTDNFEYTVKVTQDGDVSSGSSAAQFQVSLDGGVTWLRSDSGAIKTFYARPESLSVNAGNLNIYFGQNSNSTITPTGMLQAGDKFTIVPKSGLFWYTSAATPINVTPQIYMNGEDNMTRVTGGSLAGNFQLRDYNIGRYRERLDAMVKTLIWETNRIHSQGSGTKMFTDVTGTYQVRSADVALGSDSSNLTFASKLTSGASMMYVYDSSTGQLVSNSFLDFDSTQGGLQLFNPHLHTLSDVAGAVNNTFGNFLTATVVNNELQINAKAGYTFGFGTDATGLWAALGINTFFAGDTARTMIINPKCGADSGFVNAGHINGAAESNQGDNITALNIAALRTKAVTIGTSIDAPTTQSIQAYYASLVGVVGADTESAQFNYSYESSLANDLKNRQLEVSGVNLDEEMSNLVKFQHSYQAAAKMISAADQMWQTVLGLKQ
- the flgL gene encoding flagellar hook-associated protein FlgL, translating into MRVAQQMIYSSSLGYMNTSLSQLMESNLQAASQKKVNRPSDDPVGMSRILSYRDNLNAIDQYKTNISMAEGWLNLADSTLIQMNTVVTRVKELAEQAATGTLSADNRSEIASEVRQLFSQLVGMANTQFDGKAIFAGHKTDTNPFTEALWLTTNQQGVVSNAGFKINGFNQTTTLVQFTTSGLLSNGSPFRYSTDGGSTWTQGTVVDPGAPERLQLSLGGVSLELDRNTSVVATSATNTNDTNGTWMWIRPTAQYTGDDEDTITVDPLQGMGSTVTGSAMGSFNSNVIVRVDQTTTLASRVTYSYSLDGGATWKVSNSSTPDNTASSASLNLPGGVLTLHSNGGNQLTAGSMFVVRPRKGIINYDISPTERIAVNGIGKNIFGGVYQDPASNSARPVVIAGYSNATNLFETVGKLVGYLETNNQSGVQQALADLRSSSQTVLNYAADVGARENRLVVATGVLTNLYDNQTEQLSNIEDVDISALMTKLAQQQLAYQSVLKSTSMIMNLSLMNYL